The Methanoculleus marisnigri JR1 genome window below encodes:
- a CDS encoding winged helix-turn-helix domain-containing protein, protein MSGRRTAFEIYWEILVFCRTPQSFTAIINRCDLNSKTGQEYLRFLVEKGYIVEVAEGDRIRYVATERAGEYTALFSSLYRKLFDAPPRFKL, encoded by the coding sequence ATGAGCGGGCGCAGGACGGCGTTCGAGATCTACTGGGAAATCCTGGTCTTCTGCAGAACGCCGCAGTCGTTTACCGCCATCATCAACCGGTGCGACCTGAACTCAAAGACCGGCCAGGAGTATCTCCGGTTTCTCGTGGAAAAAGGGTATATCGTTGAAGTGGCGGAGGGGGACAGGATCCGGTACGTCGCCACCGAGAGGGCCGGGGAGTACACCGCGCTCTTCAGCTCGCTCTATCGAAAACTCTTCGATGCCCCTCCCCGGTTCAAGCTATGA
- a CDS encoding FmdE family protein — MKNVIKLLSGILLVCLLCFPAMAALPDADRMDELGQRAALTAMDQLKFSKGDPNVLVLTNAGRAVVDGQTTERAVSGITKVSGLQNGDNTLWQVNRADWKPLWFYFYNKKSGEAVYLVPDEASYTKSPAELKATPLLKTFSKVVVVTGDLNKMLADTEVGNATMKDLGDASSLVPIANAWAHGAPYDLMSCVMLHNHFCPGVSSGYLLATYVEQEMPITNDTSYVVISCPMWCKDDIFPILWDLTPGKGGHYIFPLSGEDEQALTEAYGTRPAGIFIRWDGQQKTGRALALGFQFDSTPWTGPSWGEKPTRTVEMVQNIGNPGDYVTVMEEFEVNEQMLADLKNPANNPYEVVGMLCATSA; from the coding sequence ATGAAGAATGTTATTAAGCTGTTATCCGGCATCCTGCTGGTATGCCTGCTCTGCTTCCCGGCAATGGCGGCATTGCCGGACGCGGATCGTATGGACGAACTGGGACAGCGTGCGGCATTGACCGCGATGGACCAGTTGAAATTCAGTAAAGGTGATCCGAATGTCCTTGTTTTGACCAACGCCGGTCGTGCCGTCGTGGACGGCCAGACGACCGAGCGGGCGGTATCGGGGATCACAAAGGTAAGCGGCCTGCAGAACGGGGACAACACGCTCTGGCAGGTGAACCGGGCCGACTGGAAACCGCTCTGGTTCTACTTTTATAACAAGAAGTCCGGAGAGGCCGTCTACCTGGTGCCCGACGAAGCCAGTTACACCAAAAGTCCGGCCGAACTGAAGGCGACGCCCCTCCTTAAGACATTCTCGAAGGTCGTTGTCGTCACCGGCGACCTGAATAAGATGCTCGCCGACACCGAGGTAGGGAATGCGACCATGAAGGACCTGGGTGACGCGTCCTCGCTGGTTCCGATCGCCAACGCATGGGCGCACGGGGCACCGTACGACCTCATGTCGTGCGTCATGCTCCACAATCACTTCTGTCCCGGTGTATCCAGCGGATATCTGCTCGCAACGTACGTCGAGCAGGAGATGCCGATCACCAACGATACTTCCTATGTGGTCATCTCCTGTCCCATGTGGTGCAAGGACGACATATTTCCGATCCTCTGGGACCTTACCCCCGGAAAAGGCGGCCACTACATCTTCCCGCTCTCCGGGGAAGACGAACAGGCACTGACGGAGGCGTACGGCACCCGCCCGGCGGGAATCTTCATCCGCTGGGATGGTCAACAGAAGACCGGCCGTGCGCTTGCCCTTGGGTTCCAGTTCGATTCGACGCCCTGGACCGGGCCTTCGTGGGGAGAGAAGCCCACACGGACCGTCGAGATGGTCCAGAACATCGGGAACCCCGGGGACTACGTCACGGTGATGGAGGAGTTCGAGGTGAACGAACAGATGCTTGCCGACCTGAAGAATCCGGCCAACAATCCCTATGAGGTGGTGGGGATGCTGTGCGCGACCAGTGCGTAA
- the purB gene encoding adenylosuccinate lyase: MATHPIDYRYGTPEMRAVWSEENRFRAIVTAEVALARAEAAHGMIPREDAETIATRAPEARLERAKEIEAEINHDMMAIVKAVTEVCGDAGRWIHYGATSNDILDTATALQVRESLMLIEEKLGKLLCVLLARSAETKTLVCAGRTHGQIGVPTTYGLRFAIWASEVSRHIERLRQMRPRVVVGQLTGAVGTQAALGDAGIEVQETMMEFLGIGAVDVSNQIIARDRYAEYFMLLANIATTLDKIGLELRLMQRSEIGELAEAFGKKQVGSSTMPHKRNPIKSEQVCGLARIVRSAVEPALQNNVLWDERDLTNSSPERALFPEASVLADHILNVMINVMEGLEFNKANIRKNLMLLRGVNLAESVMIDLTRRGMSRQEAHEAMRTASMQALAEDRDLSQVLGERPEVTKFVTREELNALLDPDAYIGTAVRQVERLIEKLTPLCR; encoded by the coding sequence ATGGCAACCCATCCCATCGACTACCGGTACGGCACCCCCGAGATGCGTGCCGTCTGGAGTGAGGAGAACCGCTTCCGAGCTATCGTCACGGCCGAAGTGGCGCTGGCACGAGCGGAGGCGGCGCACGGGATGATCCCCCGCGAGGATGCGGAGACGATCGCGACACGCGCGCCGGAAGCGCGCCTCGAGCGGGCGAAGGAGATCGAGGCCGAGATCAACCACGACATGATGGCGATCGTCAAGGCCGTCACCGAGGTCTGCGGCGATGCGGGCAGGTGGATTCACTACGGCGCGACCTCGAACGACATCCTGGATACGGCGACCGCCCTGCAGGTCCGTGAGAGCCTCATGCTTATCGAGGAGAAACTCGGTAAACTCCTCTGCGTGCTTCTTGCCCGGAGCGCCGAGACGAAGACCCTCGTCTGCGCCGGCCGCACCCACGGGCAGATCGGCGTCCCGACGACCTACGGCCTCCGGTTCGCGATCTGGGCGAGCGAGGTCTCCCGCCACATCGAGCGCCTCCGCCAGATGCGACCCCGGGTCGTCGTCGGGCAGCTCACCGGTGCCGTAGGCACCCAGGCGGCGCTCGGGGATGCCGGGATCGAGGTTCAGGAGACGATGATGGAGTTCCTCGGGATCGGAGCCGTGGACGTCTCGAACCAGATCATAGCGCGGGACCGCTACGCGGAGTACTTCATGCTCCTTGCAAACATCGCGACCACCCTCGACAAGATCGGGCTTGAACTCCGGCTGATGCAGCGCTCCGAGATCGGGGAGCTCGCGGAGGCGTTCGGGAAGAAGCAGGTGGGCTCGAGCACGATGCCCCACAAGCGAAACCCGATAAAGAGCGAGCAGGTCTGCGGCCTTGCCCGGATCGTGCGCTCCGCGGTCGAGCCGGCACTGCAGAACAACGTCCTCTGGGACGAGCGCGACCTGACGAACTCCTCCCCCGAGCGGGCCCTCTTTCCCGAGGCGTCGGTGCTCGCCGACCACATCCTCAACGTGATGATCAACGTGATGGAGGGCCTCGAGTTCAACAAAGCAAACATCCGGAAAAACCTGATGCTGCTCCGGGGCGTGAACCTCGCCGAGTCGGTGATGATCGACCTCACCCGGCGGGGCATGAGCCGGCAGGAGGCCCACGAGGCGATGCGGACGGCGAGCATGCAGGCCCTCGCCGAGGACCGCGACCTCAGCCAGGTGCTCGGCGAGCGGCCGGAGGTCACGAAGTTCGTCACCCGCGAGGAACTCAACGCACTCCTCGACCCGGACGCCTACATCGGGACGGCCGTCCGGCAGGTGGAGCGGCTGATCGAGAAACTCACGCCGCTCTGCCGGTGA
- a CDS encoding LpqB family beta-propeller domain-containing protein, which translates to MNRKTICIVLLLIASALPAAAAPVVQLTNDSAFDSYPFWSPDGARIAFVSSDGVHAGIRVIERDGQNPVPVTDDRSWNLFTEFDPWSPDGKKLLFLSDGGRGLDLWTMNPDGTGRVRLTEGGRIVPIPGLSGYGADWNTDGKRIVYTSCLFDDAAIQEVNLSAIRTEADIWIMDADGGNKKQLTTDGDARLPLWQPQGDRIAYLADRSGNREIWTMQSDGTGKTQVTFSEGSVSEYSWSPDGTRIAYVVASPPGTLPEFSLRIINSDGSGSEQLTTGNRDTSPVWSPDGTRIAFRSESRDRALWVMKSDGSGLAPLGPDNPAYMMQQWSPDGRTIVVSDGNDLYAIPLEDPAAPASPGFEVVSAAGALLLTACLLRLRKQE; encoded by the coding sequence ATGAACCGAAAAACGATATGTATCGTCCTGCTGCTGATCGCGTCCGCTCTCCCGGCAGCGGCCGCACCCGTCGTCCAGCTGACAAACGATTCGGCATTCGATTCGTACCCCTTCTGGTCACCGGACGGCGCCAGGATCGCCTTCGTCTCATCCGACGGAGTTCATGCCGGCATCCGGGTGATAGAGCGCGACGGCCAAAACCCGGTACCGGTGACGGACGACCGTTCGTGGAATCTTTTCACCGAGTTCGATCCCTGGTCACCGGACGGGAAGAAACTCCTCTTCCTCTCCGACGGTGGAAGAGGGCTCGACCTCTGGACAATGAACCCGGACGGGACCGGGAGGGTGCGCCTGACCGAAGGCGGCCGCATCGTCCCCATTCCGGGGCTATCCGGCTACGGGGCGGACTGGAACACCGATGGAAAGCGGATCGTCTATACCTCCTGCCTCTTCGATGATGCAGCCATCCAGGAAGTGAACCTCTCGGCCATCCGCACGGAAGCGGACATCTGGATCATGGACGCGGACGGCGGCAACAAGAAGCAGCTGACGACCGATGGAGATGCGCGTTTGCCCCTGTGGCAGCCGCAGGGGGACAGGATCGCATACCTCGCAGACAGATCCGGGAACCGGGAGATCTGGACCATGCAGAGCGACGGAACGGGCAAGACACAGGTGACGTTCAGCGAGGGGAGCGTATCCGAGTATTCCTGGTCCCCGGACGGCACCAGGATCGCCTACGTCGTCGCGTCACCGCCGGGGACATTGCCGGAGTTCTCTCTCCGAATTATCAATAGCGACGGATCGGGTTCGGAGCAATTGACAACCGGAAACCGGGACACATCACCAGTCTGGTCGCCGGACGGTACCAGGATCGCCTTCCGGTCGGAGTCGCGGGACCGGGCGCTCTGGGTGATGAAGAGCGATGGTTCCGGCCTCGCACCCCTCGGCCCCGATAACCCGGCATACATGATGCAGCAGTGGTCTCCCGACGGCAGAACGATCGTCGTGAGCGATGGAAACGACCTGTATGCGATCCCGCTCGAAGATCCGGCGGCACCCGCATCGCCGGGATTTGAGGTAGTTTCTGCAGCGGGTGCACTGCTTCTCACGGCATGTCTGCTCAGACTGCGAAAGCAGGAATGA